Genomic window (Candidatus Nitrosocosmicus franklandus):
CAATTCTATAAAATGAAAGTACTTTACAATTCCACCGATAAAATATATAAATAGAAAATAAGGTATGGTCCAGAGAATAAAGATAATATCCCTTTTTACCAAAACGAGTGCTATTCCTCCACCTAATCCTAAAATGGTCAAGACAGGGTCGGATAAAAACAAGAAGGTAATTGTGTCGTTAAAGTTCCTCTCTCCTCTCTCCACTTGATATAAAATTCCTTTTATTCCATTCTCTAATTCTCCAATATGCGTTACATAGGCAGGCCAAATTAGTGGGATTAGAAATACCGGAACTAGCCAAATACCTAATTTTTTCAGACTCTTATTATTTTTATAAATTAAATATCCAATTAATGGAATAAATGTAATTGTGGGTATCTTTGTAAATATGGATAGTCCTAGTGTAACCCCTGAAATTATTAGCCACATCAAGGCTACCGAGTTGTTATCTGTTCTTTTTTTGTATACTTTTCCTGAATAAAGTGCCAAGAGTATGGATGACAGAAGGAATGGGAGTAATATTGTGTCTAACAAAATCATTTTTAGCATCCAGGTGAGTGGCATTACCCCAAATAGAATTGCTGCAACGAATCCTACCCTTCGTCCTAGCCAAATTTCTCCAATCTTATATACCAAGAGAGTATCAATTACCGCAAGAATTCCCATCAATATTCTGGGAGTGGTATACAATTGTTCAATTGATTCGGGAGTTTCGGTAGATTGATGGGATTCGTATTTGTAGTCTGATATCTTTAATATTGCAGCTAGAAATATTTGTCCAAAATAAGGATGATCATAGGGATGATCGTAAATTGCGCTTGATTCTTGTGGACCAAACCCTTCCATAACCTGAAGAGCTCGTCTCATATAATGATCCTCGTCGATATATATAGTGGGAAATCCTGTTGGATTCCACAGATGAGTAAATGAAGATAATGCAATAGGTATTAGGAGGATCACAATGTATTTGATCCTGCTTTTTTGACGATCCGTTAATTTAACCAATTATCAATCATCTTCCGTTCGTTAATGTGAAAAAGATGGCACCTTTAATCGTGATTCAACTTCCAAATAAATATATAATTGAAATTATCATTTTTGAGATTGTTACTATGATTTATATATTATAATAATTCGATTAGTATACTTTTCAAACTAATTTTTGATCTCGAAACTATTGTTCTTTAAACAGAAAATGATGTGTAGATATAAATATAACATCTATCTGGGTACCAAAACATGTCGGATTTTATACCTGATAAAAAGAAATGCTACTTATTAGTATTGTTAAATTTTCTTATGATTGTTATCATCTTTGTTAATTTAGATTGTGTCTTTTCCCAGGATGTATTAGGTGGCAGTAGTGGCAATATCAGTGCCAACTTGGACTTTGCCGATAATAAGTCAACACTATCTAATCTAGACACCTTAGAGCCTATTTCGTCTAATATATCAGTTCATGTCGAACCAAAGGATACTGGAACTCTATACTTGTCTGCAATTATTTCCGATGGAAAAGTAGTATATACTCGTGACCTTGACGATGAATTATTCCCTTTTCAGACCACAAATTGGTACCAACTAGTTACCCTCACTCCAAATTATACGGGGACGTTGGAAAATTCTGGTTTAAATTTCGATAATCTGATTGTTGGTCAACTACAAGATTTCGATAACTTTGATGAACTGTTGGAACAGGCTCGGATATACTCAGATGTTCCTATCAACGAAACTTTTATTCTTGATCTTCCTAATAAGGATGTTAGTTTTATGCAGCTTCAGGCATCCTTTTTGGATGGAATTACTGGAATATATTATGGTCTATTTGATGGAAATCAGCAAAGAGATAAATCTGAGATCAATCTTCGCCTTAATCCTGAATCATCTCTGAAAATCTTGGAATCTGATTCAGCAATAGTTATAAAAACAAATCCACAACTGTATAATGTTACAAATACTCTGGTTTGCCACGATGTCTATAAACTAGGATATGAAAAATGCCAATAATATAGAAGGAAGGGTATTTTGTTCGTGTACTGTTAATTAGCATGTTTAGATCGATTATAGGGTAATCATTACATTATTTTGGATTTAAAACGTTACATTTTAAACTTCCATCTAGTTTGATCTTATCTCTATAGGGCCCCCTCCTAAATTAAATCTCATGCTTGTATAAGGATATTGAAACCTGTCATAATCATTGCCATTTCCAGTAAAGTACTTTGAGGTATTTAATCCATCAAATGCTTTGTATAGTTCATCGGCAGTTGCTAGATTTTGATTCCAAGATTTGTTTCTTGACTCCAAGTTATTTGTTAGATAATCTCTAAAATACCTGTCTAATACCAAAATCACGTCACTTCCATTCTCGATATTGTTATTTTCACTATAGCTGTAGAATGTATTTTCATAAAGATAAATGAATTTATAGATCCATGAATAGATAGGACTAGCAATAATTATGGTAGACTTGTTATCTTCTCTCATTCCTTTATCATAACCTGATTTTTTCTGAAGACCATTATATTGTAGTGAATTATCCGATATAGTCATATCTGAATAAGACTTGTTTTTCAACGTGGCATTATCTTTGATCAATATTGTATTAATGTAAGACATGGCTTCATATTGAAATGAAGCTACGTTAGTTGAGATCAAAGCAAATGTGGAAAAAAACCCAAAAACTATTATCAACGAAGGTATCATAATGGTTATGGCTTTATATTTCGTAACCAGTTTGATTATCCTTTCAATCAATACTCCTGCCGTTATGCAAAGAAATCCAAATATTGGGATAAAATAAAACCAATTGACGTAGGAAACAAAGAAGGTAAAAAAGGCAATAAATGGCACTATTCCTAATATTAGAAATGAATCTCTTTTGATAATCGCCAAAGCAATTCCAAAAATACCAAGAGTTAGAATTATAGGATCTATCAAAAAAATATCATAGATGGAGTCAACAATAGAACCATAGTGCCTTTCTATTTGTGAAGTTAATCCTGTTATCCATTGTTGATATTCGCCTTTGGATATAGCGTCAAGTGGCCAAACTAATGGGATAATTATGACCGGTGTTAGGAATAAAACTACATCGGATATTTTTTTATTATTTTTATAGGTGTAAAAAGTCAGAAAAGGCATCATGGTTACTAATGGAGCTTTTGTAAATATCGCTAATCCTAGTAATACTCCGGCTATGAAGATTAAGCCTTGTGAAATTTTTGGCTTTTGGTGATTCATAGAATTCACATACACAACTATTAAAACTGAACTTAACAGAAGGGGATACAGGAGAGATTCTAAATAAATCCTCCGTAATGCCCAGGTAAAAGGCATAACTGAAAATAGTAAGGCTGAAATAATTGCAGCATTGCGACCGTAGCGAAGCTTAGTTATAGCATAAATAAGAAGGGTATCTAAAACTGCAAAAATCCCAATCATGATTCGCGGTATTGCATACGAAGAATAAACTGATGATTGATTCTGTATCTCCGGATCTATTATAGCAGGATAATTTATTACATACAGCATACTAGCCAAGAAAATGGGGCCAAAGTACGGATGGTCATAAAAAGAAGTAGACCAAGCGGTATTTCCCATAGTTAAAAAATGGAGGGACCTAAACAAGTAGGTCCCCTCATCAACATGAATACTTGGAAAGCCTAGTGGATTCCATAAATGAACAAATGATGTTATCAAGAGTATTAAAATGATTATAAAAAACTTATTTTCGTAGACTAATGTTATCTTGCCTAACAAGGACATTCGGTTTCTAATTTGCTCCTCTTTTTTTAACCATCATGAATAGTTTGATATAAACCTAAACCTATGATAATAGATCTTAATTAATATGCAATTTAGACTGAAATCACAAAGTATCACCAAGGATGTATTCTATAAATCGAGAATTACCACATCTATTATATTGTTTTAGATCTTCTCCTACCCTAGATGAAAAATAAGAATGCGATTTCGAAAAATAAGATAGGTATTCTATCTATGATGATGATTACAGCTGTCACATTATTATTCATGGCTTCACCTACCTCAATATATGCACAAGAAAGTGAAGCAGCATCAGCTGAATCAACAAGTAGAGAACCAATTGCAATCATTAACGAAATTAGGACACTACTGACTCAGGCAAATAATCAATATGCAGGTCAAGACTTTGTAGGAGCAGAAGCATCAGTGCAGACAGCCTATTTAGATCATTATGAATATTTGGAAGGTCCATTGGCCGCACTTGATCCAGAATTAATGGAAGCAACTGAAATCTTGATAAGAGAGACATTGATTGGTGCAATTCAAGATAGAGCTCCATTAACCGAGGTTCAGAGTCTTATCAATAACGTAAATACCAACTTGGACCAAGCTGAAGTTTTATTCCAACAACAACCTTAATTTTTTTTTGTAGAGAAATATCTGAACTTTAAAGTAACTGTTTTTTATAGTAACGATAATTTCTACCTGCCTGTAGAAATGTTTGCTGTTATGTAGTAATTGATTTCAAATCGGAGGATCAGCAGTTCCTTTATATTAAATAACAAAAAATTTGTACCTATGAACTATATTTCAAATGTATATTTGACTGTTCTTTTATGTTTTTTTACGATATCAATAGTTTGCATTCTAAATCCATTTCAATTTTCGTTTTCACAAATAAATTCAGACACTTACTGGACTAGGGGAGCTGACATGCCTGTTGTGACGACTGAAGCAACAGCTGCAAGAATTGGTGACGGAATTTATGTAATAGGGGGATATGATGAAGAGGGCGAAGGAGTTGGAATGGTTGAAATGTATAATGCAACAACTGATACATGGGCCGAAGATATATCTCAACTACCCCTTCCTCTTCATCATGTTTCTGCAGCTTCATTTGATGGCAAGTTATATGTTGCAGGTGGTTATACTGATGATTGGACTGCTAGTGATAGACTTTTCATATATGACCCTACAACGAATCAATGGACTCAAGCAAATCCTATGCCCACACCAAGGGGGTATCCTAGTGCAGAATTTGTCAATGGAACCTTATACGTAATAGGTGGCGATGGTGGCGAAGGGTATGAAAGAGCTTTGACTGCCAACGAGGCATATGACCCGACAACAAATCAGTGGACGGTCAAATCACCAATGCCAACAGCTAGACACCATGCAGCCTCTGCGGTTGTTGATGGCGAAATTTATGTGATAGGTGGTAGAATAGGTGAAGAATTAAACAATGTAGATCTTATAGAGAAATATAACCCAGTTTCTGATAGCTGGACTATTGATCTTGAACCGATGCCCTCAAAACGAAGCGGAAATGCTGCTACCTCATTGAATGGATATATTTATGTACTTGGAGGCGAACAAAATCAAGGCACATTCAATGACAATGAACGTTATGATCCAAAAACTGATACTTGGTCAAAGGAGCTGCCTATGATGAACGCTAGACATGGATTGGGTGTGGTCTCTTTTGATAATAAGATTTATGCTATTGGTGGTGGACCTGAGCGCGGATTCTTTACTTCTGGGATAAATGAGATATATCATATGTCTAACGATACTGTTTCTTAATAAAGTTGTCATTCTGTCTACTACTATCTCGCATCTTTTTTTATTTTTTATATGCCATAAAATAAATAGCATAAATAGACTCTATAAAATGATACAGACAGGACAATAAACGAACCCGACAACTCTCCTCCAATTACATCGAATATATGATAAAGTCCCAGATAAATTCTAGAGATACACACAAGAAATGCTTCTATTATTAGTAATACAGAAACTGTATATGGGCACTTGATTGTAAATAATTTCCTTGTATTCAAAAAAGAGAATCTATGCTATATGTCTATCTAACTAATTTTTAATTCTAATTCAAACAACTGATCAAACTTGTGTATAAATCTGGATTACATGCTTGAATTTTCTTTATGTTGTTAAAAATAATTTTATCAGTTATTAATTTAGTCTGGTTCACTAATTATTATGAACTTAAAGGATGGACGGTCCAGAGTTAATGAGCATTTGGATATGAAAAGTCTTTAACTCCATTCCCGAATTTACCTAGAAAAAGATTACCAACAAAACGTGTAGAAGAATATGGATTCCCTGAGATCTTTAAAATAGATTTGGGTTGAAATACTCTGTTATATCAGGTTCCTGCCGTATTTTTATCGTTACCAGGAATTAGTATTTCATTTATACTTAAAGCTTGAAGGCCTTTGTGTTGACCTCCAAATACATATATTTTATCGTTATATGCAGCTACTGCTAAACCGGATCTATCAACTTTCATATCTGGTTCTACCGACCATTTATTGGTAATCGGATCGTATCTTTCAACGTTAATATTGGCACCATCTGCCATCTGACCTCCAAATACATATATTTCCCCATTTAAAGATTCTGCTGCAAATCCGCTCCTTCTTATGGGCATAGGATCCATTGAAGTCCATTTGTCTGTTTTTGGATCATACATCATGTTATCATCAAGATTTGTCAGAGCGTCGTTTATTTCATTGGGAACCCCGTTACCAAATAATCTCCCACCCAAAACGTAGATCTTGTCATCTACAACTGCAGAGGAGGCATGATGTTTGGGACCATTTTTCTCTGGCATTGGACTCTTTTCCACCCAAGTATCGTTTTCTATATGATATGCAAAATTGGTTGCTACAGGATTGTGATCAAAATCTAAACCTGAGATTGCATAAATAGTTCCGTTGATAACTTCTGCAACATGGCAGCATCGCGGATCTGGTAACGGTGTTCCTTCAGTCCATTCGTTAGTTGCAGGATCATAGATTAACACCTTGTCTGTTGTGATCTTGTCTTGCAAAAATCCTCCTATTACGTAGATTTTGTCATTGTAAACGACCGAAGGTGCGTGATCCAAACTATAAGGCAATGGAGCACCACTAGTCCATTTGTCTGTATTTGGATCGTAGATTTCTACAATATTCACTGCTCCATCGGCTCTATAGTCTGCTCCACCTATCACGTATATTTTATCATCAACCACTGCTGCAGTTATTTCAGTTCTATTTGTAGGCATTTCTTTTCCTATTGTCCAGGTTGAGTTTTCAACTCCCTCTGTATTCCCTGGTGGTGATAATAATAATGACACAAACCCAATAGTAACTATTAGTGGAAAAATTAGTCTGATCCCTAACCTCATAATTGAGGCAATCTACT
Coding sequences:
- a CDS encoding ArnT family glycosyltransferase, with amino-acid sequence MFRSLHFLTMGNTAWSTSFYDHPYFGPIFLASMLYVINYPAIIDPEIQNQSSVYSSYAIPRIMIGIFAVLDTLLIYAITKLRYGRNAAIISALLFSVMPFTWALRRIYLESLLYPLLLSSVLIVVYVNSMNHQKPKISQGLIFIAGVLLGLAIFTKAPLVTMMPFLTFYTYKNNKKISDVVLFLTPVIIIPLVWPLDAISKGEYQQWITGLTSQIERHYGSIVDSIYDIFLIDPIILTLGIFGIALAIIKRDSFLILGIVPFIAFFTFFVSYVNWFYFIPIFGFLCITAGVLIERIIKLVTKYKAITIMIPSLIIVFGFFSTFALISTNVASFQYEAMSYINTILIKDNATLKNKSYSDMTISDNSLQYNGLQKKSGYDKGMREDNKSTIIIASPIYSWIYKFIYLYENTFYSYSENNNIENGSDVILVLDRYFRDYLTNNLESRNKSWNQNLATADELYKAFDGLNTSKYFTGNGNDYDRFQYPYTSMRFNLGGGPIEIRSN
- a CDS encoding Kelch repeat-containing protein produces the protein MPVVTTEATAARIGDGIYVIGGYDEEGEGVGMVEMYNATTDTWAEDISQLPLPLHHVSAASFDGKLYVAGGYTDDWTASDRLFIYDPTTNQWTQANPMPTPRGYPSAEFVNGTLYVIGGDGGEGYERALTANEAYDPTTNQWTVKSPMPTARHHAASAVVDGEIYVIGGRIGEELNNVDLIEKYNPVSDSWTIDLEPMPSKRSGNAATSLNGYIYVLGGEQNQGTFNDNERYDPKTDTWSKELPMMNARHGLGVVSFDNKIYAIGGGPERGFFTSGINEIYHMSNDTVS
- a CDS encoding Kelch repeat-containing protein gives rise to the protein MRLGIRLIFPLIVTIGFVSLLLSPPGNTEGVENSTWTIGKEMPTNRTEITAAVVDDKIYVIGGADYRADGAVNIVEIYDPNTDKWTSGAPLPYSLDHAPSVVYNDKIYVIGGFLQDKITTDKVLIYDPATNEWTEGTPLPDPRCCHVAEVINGTIYAISGLDFDHNPVATNFAYHIENDTWVEKSPMPEKNGPKHHASSAVVDDKIYVLGGRLFGNGVPNEINDALTNLDDNMMYDPKTDKWTSMDPMPIRRSGFAAESLNGEIYVFGGQMADGANINVERYDPITNKWSVEPDMKVDRSGLAVAAYNDKIYVFGGQHKGLQALSINEILIPGNDKNTAGT